In the genome of Massilia sp. W12, the window CCTGTCCTTGCCAGGCGGGGCCGATTTCATAGCCGAGCATGGCGTTATGCCAGCCGCGATTGATGCGCGCAAAGCCGCAACTGCCGATCAGCTGACCCTCAAGCTCAATCCCCCAGCGGATCCCGGATTGCGCCTGCTGCCAGCTGCGATAGTCAGCGATCAGGCGCTCCACTTGCGCCACATCGCGCGGCATATCGGCGCCATACCAGCGCATCACCGCAGGATCAGTTTGCAGCGCATACCAGGCCGCCGCATCGCGTTGCTGCAATTCGCGCAGCAACAGACGCGGCGTGCTTAAGACTGGAAACAAATTCCAGGCCATCAGTGCGACAGCGGTTTATAGCGGATGCGTTTCGGCTTGGCGCCTTCATCGCCCAGGCGGCGTTTTTTATCCGCCTCGTATTCCTGATAGTTGCCGTCGAAGAAGGTGACTTGCGAATTGCCTTCAAACGCCAGGATATGAGTGGCGATACGATCCAGGAACCAGCGATCATGCGAAATCACCAGCACGCTGCCGGCGAATTCCAGCAAAGCGTCTTCCAGTGCGCGCAGGGTTTCCACGTCCAGGTCATTGGACGGTTCGTCCAGCAGCAGCACATTGCCGCCCATCAGCAGGGTTTTGGCCAGATGCAGGCGGCCACGCTCACCGCCGGACAGATTGCCGACCACTTTTTGCTGATCCGCGCCCTTGAAGTTGAAGCGGCCCAGATAGGCGCGCGAAGGCATCTCAAAACGGCCCACTTGCAACACATCCGCGCCATTGCTGACATCTTCAAACACAGTCTTATTGCCGTTGAGCTTGTCGCGGCTTTGATCCACCAGCGAAACCCGTGCGGTCTGGCCGATATGCACTTCGCCTGAATCCGGTTTTTCCAGGCCGGCGATCATCTTGAACAAGGTCGATTTACCGGCGCCGTTGGGGCCGATGATGCCGACAATCGCGCCGGGTGGAATTGTGAAGCTGAGATTATCGATCAGCAAACGGTCGCCAAAAGCTTTGCAGACATTTTTGAACTCGATCACATCATTGCCCAGGCGCTCGGCCACCGGAATAAAGATTTCCTGGGTCTCATTGCGCTTTTGGTAATCGTATTCACTCAATTCATTAAAGCGCGCCAGACGCGCTTTGCTCTTGGCCTGGCGGCCTTTCGGATTTTGCCGCACCCATTCCAATTCCTTGGCGATGGTTTTCTGGCGCGCCGATTCCTGCGCTTCTTCCTGCTTTAAGCGGTTGCTCTTTTGATCCAGCCAGGAGCTGTAATTGCCTTTCCAGGGAATGCCGTGGCCACGGTCGAGTTCGAGAATCCATTCGGCGGCGTTGTCGAGGAAGTAGCGGTCATGGGTGATCGCCACCACGGTGCCGGGGAAGCGCAGCAGGAATTGTTCCAGCCAATCGACTGATTCCGCGTCCAGATGGTTGGTCGGTTCGTCCAGCAACAGCATGTCCGGCTTGGACAGCAGCAAGCGGCACAGTGCGACGCGGCGTTTTTCACCGCCGGACAAGACGCCGATTTTTTGTTCCCAGGGCGGCAGGCGCAGCGCATCGGCGGCCATTTCCAATTGCAGATTCAGATTGCCGCCATCCGAACTGGCGATGATGGCTTCCAGGCGCGCCTGTTCCGCCGCCAGCGCATCGAAATCCGCATCCGGTTCAGCATAGGCGGCGTACACCGCATCCAATTTGGCTTGCGCCTCAAACGCTTCGCCCAAACCGGATTCCACTGCCTGACGCACGGTTTGTTCCGGGTCGAGTTGCGGCTCCTGCGGCAGATAACCGATTTTCAAGCCTGGCATGGGCCGGGCTTCGCCCTGAATATCGGTATCAATGCCGGCCATGATTTTCAACAGCGTGGATTTGCCCGAGCCATTCAAGCCGAGCACGCCGATTTTCGCGCCGGGGAAGAAAGACAGGGAGATATCTTTCAGAATCTGGCGTTTCGGCGGCACGATCTTGCCGACGCGGTTCATGGTATAGACGTAATTGGCCATGTTGTCTCTCAGAATGAAAATTGCGCGCGCCTGGGCTCAGACGCTCAAAGGGGGCTAGGATAACCCGGAACAGGGGCTTTGTGGGACGTGATGCAGTGTCTGAATTCAAGGATGCAACGCTGACGCGATGATCTGCGCAGATCGAATAGAGCCCGGGCCGGACTCATTTTTCATAGCGGTAACGGCATTGAATAAGCGTCAGCACATCCGCTTCATACATATACACCAGGCGGTGTTCGCGGGTAATTCTGCGCGACCAGTAGCCGCTTAAATTGCCTTTGAGCGGCTCCGGCTTGCCGCTGCCGGAAAACGGCGTTCTGCGGCACTCTTCAAGCAAGTTGTTGATTGCTTTAAGGATTTTTTGATCAGCATCTTGCCAGTATAAATAATCTTCCCAGGCAAGATCGGTAAAGCTGACTAAATCACTCTTTGCTTTTGCCTTGTTTGCCGCTTTTTGACTTTTCATCTTGAATCAGCTCCCGCTGCTTTGCCGCGCCGGCCCGGTGTTGCGCAATGGATTCCATTAAACGGCTGGCGTTGTTTGGCGAGCTGAGGAGGTAAATGGTCTCCTCCATGCTGTTGAAGTCCGCCAGCGACAACATCACCACATGTTCACCGTTGACGCGCGTGATCACCGTGGGGGTGTGGTCAGTGCAGACTTGATCCATTGCAGTTTTTAGACTGGCGCGGGCTTCACTGAAAGTTAGCACATTCATCATATATCTCCTGCAAACGGCACGTTTAATGTCATGTTAGTGACGCTTGCAATTACTGGAAAAGACTTGGCCTGACTCAGCGAAATCTATTGCTCGCTCTTCCAGTAGTATTTATCCCTGGCTTGAAAGCCAGTCAGCCATTGACATGTGATGGCGGATGTCGCTGTGGGCGCCTGAGCAGAATTTATTGTACGAAATATTGTACAGGTCGTCCTGGCGCGGATTTTGTGCCTGAGCGCCATGAGGCGCAACTTTGGCAAATGGCACTGCACAAGTGAGGAGCAATTTTTATCAGACGGGAAAAGAGAAGGAAACAAAAAAGCCACCCGAAGGTGGCTTTTTTGATTTTGGCGGAGCGGACGGGGCTCGAACCCGCGACCCCCGGCGTGACAGGCCGGTATTCTAACCAACTGAACTACCGCTCCAAAACCTTGGCAAATTTTTCTGGTGGGCGCTGAGAGGCTCGAACTCCCGACCTAAGCCTTGTAAGGGCTCCGCTCTACCAACTGAGCTAAGCGCCCAATTCAGGGCAACTCAGAAAAATTTCCGTTGTGTGCTGCGTAGAAATGAAACTATACGGCATTAAATTGAAATGTGCAAGCGATTCGCGAAAAAATCTGCAAATTTCTTGAAAAAAGTCGATATGCGTATTTTTTCAAGCCTAAGCGCAATCAAAGCGACATAAAGCTTGTTGAATCCGCGCGGCGTGTTCCACCGTCACCATGCGGCCCAGCACCTGGCTGAAATGGATGTCCTGCACTCCGGCCACAATGTATTGCCAGCGGTAGGCTTTCAGCACACAGTTTTGCAAGGCGTTGATTTCCTTCTGATCGAAGTGGCGTTCGCTGATGCGGATGAAAAAATCGACATCGGCCTGGGTTTGCAGCTGCACCAGATCATTCACCACATGCATCAGGTAGATCAGATCGTCCACCGCCTGTTCACGCTGGGCTGCGCTCAAGCGGCTGTTTTCGCGCTGCCATTCGAGTTCATCAATCAGCGCATGCTGCATTTCGTCGCGCCAATGGTAGAGAAACACATCTTTGTACAGCGGGCAGATTTGCTGGCCGGATTCCACGCTCTCGCGGTAATGCGCTTGGGTGAATAATTCGAGTTGGCAGGCCAGCGCCAGCACCGCCCAGGTGGATTTGCCCAGCATCGACAGCGCCACATCCACCACCGGCAGCACGAAACGGTAGCCGGGCGGCATCACTTGCGTCGCCATCTGTTCGATGCGGGCAAACATTTCCTGGTGTTTTAATTCCTCATCGACGAAGCAGATCAACGCTTGCAGGGCGATTTGATCCGATAAGGCATAGCGCCGGCACAGTTCAAGCGCTTTGATGCCGATGAAACGCTCAAACATGCCGAACATATGGGCGTAAGTGCGCCCCTGCACCTGACTGAGGCGGATTTTTTCGGATTCAGTCAAAAAATCCAGCGCGCCCACGCGTGAAATGCCATCCGGCAGGAAGCGCATATCAGAGGACAGCGTGCGGCCCCGGATCACATCCCGTTCCAAATCCCATTGACGATGGCGTGAGTTTTCCACGCAGCGCGCATATGCTGCGCTGTCATCGGCGGCCTGAGCCGTATCTTCTGCCATATTGGACGCCCTCCCCCCTGCTGCGTCATGCCTTGTCAAATATACACGAATTTACCTGCAGAGGCACAGCCGCAGCACAACGCGCTTTCGCTTATAATAACGGTGAATGTCATGCGCCGATTTGAGTCACAGCTTGCGGGCGCTGCAGTATGCAACAAGCCGATCAGGTTTGCCAAACTGCTAAACACGGCTAAAGCGGCACTCAGACCCGGCCCGCTTTGCATAATTGCACCGCCCCGGGTCTTATGTTTTCTGGAACCAGTATGAAATCAAGCGAAAACAGTGCCGCATCCATGTACAGCGAAACCGAAATCCATTTGCGCCGCCTGCTGCAAGCGCGCATCCTGATTCTGGATGGCGCGATGGGCACCATGATTCAACAATGCCATTTGACCGAAGCCGATTATCGCGGCCAACGTTTTGCCGATTTTGGCGCCGGCGCCACGCGCCAATTGCATCTCAAGGGCAATAATGAATTGCTCACGCTGACGCGGCCCGACGTGATCAGCCGGATTCATGAAGACTATCTGGCCGCCGGCGCCGACATCATCGAAACCAATACCTTTGGCGCCACCAGCATCGCGCAAGATGATTATCAGATGGCGCATCTGGCCTATGAAATGAATCTCGAAGCGGCGCGCCTGGCCAGGCAAGCCTGTGTCAAATACAGCACTCCGGAGAAACCGCGCTTTGTCGCCGGCGCACTCGGACCGACCCCGAAAACCGCTTCGATTTCGCCGGATGTCAACGATCCCGGCGCGCGCAATGTCACGTTTGATGAATTGGTTGCGGCTTATCATGAGCAAACCCGTGGTCTGGTCGATGGCGGGGCCGATATTTTGCTGGTGGAAACCATTTTCGACACGCTCAACTGCAAAGCCGCCTTATTTGCGATTGACCAGTATTTTGAAGAAAGCGGACGCCGCCTGCCGCTGATGATTTCCGGCACGGTGACCGATGCCTCGGGCCGTATTCTGTCCGGGCAAACCGTGTCCGCTTTCTGGGCCTCGGTGCGCCATGCCCGTCCCTTGTCGGTGGGTTTGAATTGCGCTCTTGGCGCCGCCTTGATGCGTCCGTATGCCGAAGAGCTGTCCGATCTGGCCGACACCTTTGTCAGTATTTATCCAAATGCCGGCCTGCCCAATCCGATGTCAGACACCGGCTTTGATGAGTTGCCGGCGGACACCTCGCGCCTCTTGCGAGAATTCGCCGAAGCCGGCTTTTTGAATATCGCCGGCGGCTGTTGCGGCACCACGCCGGCCCATATCAAGGCGATTGCCGAATTATTGCAAGACGCCAAGCCGCGCCAGCTGCGCGCTGCCAGCCACGCCATGCTTTTATCCGGCCTGGAGCCATTCCGCATTGATGAACAATCGCTGTTTGTGAATGTGGGCGAGCGCACCAATGTCACCGGCTCAAAAGCCTTCGCGCGCCTGATTTTGAATGAGGAATTCGATAAAGCGCTGGATGTCGCCCGTCAGCAGGTGGAAAACGGCGCCCAGGTAATCGACATCAATATGGATGAAGCGATGCTCGATTCACAAGCGGCCATGACGCGCTTTTTGAATTTGATCGCATCAGAACCCGACATCTCGCGTGTGCCGGTGATGATTGATTCCTCCAAATGGAGCGTTATCGAAGCCGGCTTGAAATGCGTGCAAGGCAAGGCCATCGTCAACTCGATTTCCCTGAAAGAAGGCGAAGCCGAATTTTTGCGCCAGGCGCGCTTGTGCCGCCGTTACGGCGCGGCGGTGATCGTGATGGCGTTTGATGAAACCGGGCAGGCCGACACCTATGCGCGCAAGATCGAAATTTGCGAGCGCGCATACAAGCTGCTGACCGCCACCGGCTTCCCGCCGGAAGACATTATTTTCGATCCGAATGTGTTCGCAGTGGCCACCGGCATCGAAGAGCACAATAACTACGCCGTCGATTTCATCGAAGCCACACGCTGGATTCATCAAAACCTGCCTTACGCCAAGATCAGCGGCGGCATCTCGAATGTCAGCTTCAGCTTCCGTGGCAATGACCCGGCGCGCGAAGCGATTCACACCGTGTTTTTATATCACGCGATCAAAGCCGGTCTGACCATGGGCATTGTCAATGCCGGCATGGTTGGCGTGTATGACGAGCTGAACCCGGAGTTGCGTGAGCGGGTGGAAGATGTGGTCTTGAACCGGCGCGCCGACGCCACCGAGCGCATGATTGAATTCGCCGCCTCCTTGAAAGCCGGCGGCAAGAAAGAGGAAGCCAGCCTGGAGTGGCGCACAGGGCCAGTCGAAAAACGTCTGGCGCATGCCCTGGTGCACGGCATCACGCAATGGATTGTGGAAGACACCGAAGAATTGCGGCAAAAAGTGGCGGACAGCGGCGGCCGCCCTATTCATGTCATCGAAGGCCCCTTGATGGATGGCATGAATATCGTCGGCGACCTGTTTGGCCAGGGCAAGATGTTTTTGCCGCAGGTGGTCAAATCGGCGCGCGTGATGAAACAGGCGGTGGCGCATCTGGTGCCCTTCATCGAAGAAGAAAAACGCCAGGAAGAATTGAAAACCGGGGTGGCCGCCAAACCCAAGGGCAAAATTGTGATCG includes:
- a CDS encoding type II toxin-antitoxin system prevent-host-death family antitoxin translates to MNVLTFSEARASLKTAMDQVCTDHTPTVITRVNGEHVVMLSLADFNSMEETIYLLSSPNNASRLMESIAQHRAGAAKQRELIQDEKSKSGKQGKSKE
- the metH gene encoding methionine synthase, which produces MKSSENSAASMYSETEIHLRRLLQARILILDGAMGTMIQQCHLTEADYRGQRFADFGAGATRQLHLKGNNELLTLTRPDVISRIHEDYLAAGADIIETNTFGATSIAQDDYQMAHLAYEMNLEAARLARQACVKYSTPEKPRFVAGALGPTPKTASISPDVNDPGARNVTFDELVAAYHEQTRGLVDGGADILLVETIFDTLNCKAALFAIDQYFEESGRRLPLMISGTVTDASGRILSGQTVSAFWASVRHARPLSVGLNCALGAALMRPYAEELSDLADTFVSIYPNAGLPNPMSDTGFDELPADTSRLLREFAEAGFLNIAGGCCGTTPAHIKAIAELLQDAKPRQLRAASHAMLLSGLEPFRIDEQSLFVNVGERTNVTGSKAFARLILNEEFDKALDVARQQVENGAQVIDINMDEAMLDSQAAMTRFLNLIASEPDISRVPVMIDSSKWSVIEAGLKCVQGKAIVNSISLKEGEAEFLRQARLCRRYGAAVIVMAFDETGQADTYARKIEICERAYKLLTATGFPPEDIIFDPNVFAVATGIEEHNNYAVDFIEATRWIHQNLPYAKISGGISNVSFSFRGNDPAREAIHTVFLYHAIKAGLTMGIVNAGMVGVYDELNPELRERVEDVVLNRRADATERMIEFAASLKAGGKKEEASLEWRTGPVEKRLAHALVHGITQWIVEDTEELRQKVADSGGRPIHVIEGPLMDGMNIVGDLFGQGKMFLPQVVKSARVMKQAVAHLVPFIEEEKRQEELKTGVAAKPKGKIVIATVKGDVHDIGKNIVSVVLQCNNFEVVNMGVMVPCSEILARAKLENADIIGLSGLITPSLEEMAHVAKEMQRDEHFRMMKIPLLIGGATTSRAHTAVKIAQNYEGPVIYVPDASRSVSVAQALLTPEQRDGYVQELAADYERIRVQHANKKQQVLLSLEAARANKAKPGFEGENTPLRPKFIGRRVFKNIDLASLCDYIDWGPFFQTWDLAGPFPAILHDEVVGEAARKVYEEGQSLLKKICEGRWLTANAVIALLPANSVHDDDIEIYTDDSRSKVALTWRGVRQQTEKPIIDGVQRPNQCLADFIAPKGVPDYIGMFAVTAGIGIEKHEQRFEDAHDDYSSIMLKALADRLAEALAEQMHERVRRDLWGYAAHETLDNAALIREEYRGIRPAPGYPACPEHTVKADMFQYLQCEEIGMRLTESYAMYPGAAVCGFYMAHPESKYFSVGKIGPDQAQDHAARRGEELQQIERWLSSNL
- the ettA gene encoding energy-dependent translational throttle protein EttA, with translation MANYVYTMNRVGKIVPPKRQILKDISLSFFPGAKIGVLGLNGSGKSTLLKIMAGIDTDIQGEARPMPGLKIGYLPQEPQLDPEQTVRQAVESGLGEAFEAQAKLDAVYAAYAEPDADFDALAAEQARLEAIIASSDGGNLNLQLEMAADALRLPPWEQKIGVLSGGEKRRVALCRLLLSKPDMLLLDEPTNHLDAESVDWLEQFLLRFPGTVVAITHDRYFLDNAAEWILELDRGHGIPWKGNYSSWLDQKSNRLKQEEAQESARQKTIAKELEWVRQNPKGRQAKSKARLARFNELSEYDYQKRNETQEIFIPVAERLGNDVIEFKNVCKAFGDRLLIDNLSFTIPPGAIVGIIGPNGAGKSTLFKMIAGLEKPDSGEVHIGQTARVSLVDQSRDKLNGNKTVFEDVSNGADVLQVGRFEMPSRAYLGRFNFKGADQQKVVGNLSGGERGRLHLAKTLLMGGNVLLLDEPSNDLDVETLRALEDALLEFAGSVLVISHDRWFLDRIATHILAFEGNSQVTFFDGNYQEYEADKKRRLGDEGAKPKRIRYKPLSH
- a CDS encoding Txe/YoeB family addiction module toxin, whose translation is MKSQKAANKAKAKSDLVSFTDLAWEDYLYWQDADQKILKAINNLLEECRRTPFSGSGKPEPLKGNLSGYWSRRITREHRLVYMYEADVLTLIQCRYRYEK
- a CDS encoding GNAT family protein, with translation MAWNLFPVLSTPRLLLRELQQRDAAAWYALQTDPAVMRWYGADMPRDVAQVERLIADYRSWQQAQSGIRWGIELEGQLIGSCGFARINRGWHNAMLGYEIGPAWQGQGLMQEALQAILHYGFTSFQFHRIAAEIHHDNQASIKLVQKLGFRYEGVHREVGLWGGKWHDLDVFSLLEQEWEAQGVSAPRG